The genomic segment GTGTCTTTCCGCCCCGCCGCACGTAGAGCCGGGCGATGTCCGCGGTTTCGGAAACCGCCTTGCGATACGCGGCCTTGTCGGCGACGGCACGGCCGTCGATCTCCAGGAGCAGGTCGCCTTCGCGAACGCCGGCGCGGTAGGCGTAGCTGCGCAGATCGATGCTGCTGATCCGCACGCCGCGGCCCTCTCCGTCGCCGGCGGCGGAGTCCTCGACCGCGAACCCGAACGGCTCCTGTTCGCGGCGCAATCCGGGGGGAGGCGGAGGCGGCTCCCAGGGCGCGCCGGGCTTCTCCAGCAGCATCACTTGGACCTCGAGGGCCTGTGCGCCGCGCCAGACGCCGACGCGAACGCGCTTGCCCGGGGTGGTGCGAGCGGTCAACCAGCGCAGGCGATAGCTCTCGCTGACCGCCTCTCCGTCGAACGAGGTGACCACATCCCCCACCTTGAGTCCGGCGCGCGCAGCCGGACCGTCCGCGGCCACGTCGGTGATGATCACCCCCTTGCCGCCGGGGACGCCGAAGCTCTCCGCCAGGTCCGCGGACATCGATTCCTGGATCGAGATTCCCATGTAGCTGCGCACCACGTGGCCCTGGGAGGCGAGCTGCGGAGCCACGTCGCGGAGCTGCTCGACGGGGATGGCAAACCCGATTCCCTGACCGGAAGGGTTGACCGCCGCGTTGATCCCGATGACGGCGCCGCGCGCGTCGAGCAAGGGGCCGCCGGAATTGCCGGGGTTGATCGCCGCGTCGGTCTGGATGAAGTCGTAATAGCCCGGCCGTCCGCTGGGGTTCACGTCGCGGCGTCCCTTGAAGCTGACGATGCCCGTCGTCACGGAGCGGGAGAGACCGAAGGGGTTCCCGATGGCGACGACCCACTCGCCGACCTCCACCCGGTCGCTTTCGCCGAGCGCGAGGACCGGGAACGGCTTGTCGCCCTCGATCTTGAGCAGCGCCAGGTCCGTCGCGTCGTCGTGACCCACCAGCGTTGCGCGATAGACCCGCTCGTCTTCGCCCACCTGGACGGTGATGTCGGTCGCTCCCTCGATGACGTGGCCGTTGGTGGCGATCAGCCCGTCGCTGCGGATGAAGAAGCCGGTGCCGATCCCGCGCACAGGGGTCTCGACCGGTCCGCTCCCGCCATGTCCGTACATGCGCTCGAGGAAGTCGCGGAACGGATCGTTGCCGCCGGCGCGCGCCGTGGTGGCCACGATGCCCACGACCGCG from the Deltaproteobacteria bacterium genome contains:
- a CDS encoding PDZ domain-containing protein yields the protein MTLALALLLASKVLWIDAPATRERPTAPPSSIAALVKTSMPAVVGIVATTARAGGNDPFRDFLERMYGHGGSGPVETPVRGIGTGFFIRSDGLIATNGHVIEGATDITVQVGEDERVYRATLVGHDDATDLALLKIEGDKPFPVLALGESDRVEVGEWVVAIGNPFGLSRSVTTGIVSFKGRRDVNPSGRPGYYDFIQTDAAINPGNSGGPLLDARGAVIGINAAVNPSGQGIGFAIPVEQLRDVAPQLASQGHVVRSYMGISIQESMSADLAESFGVPGGKGVIITDVAADGPAARAGLKVGDVVTSFDGEAVSESYRLRWLTARTTPGKRVRVGVWRGAQALEVQVMLLEKPGAPWEPPPPPPGLRREQEPFGFAVEDSAAGDGEGRGVRISSIDLRSYAYRAGVREGDLLLEIDGRAVADKAAYRKAVSETADIARLYVRRGGKTLFFGVRREAPLSARGGAH